One genomic segment of Calditrichota bacterium includes these proteins:
- a CDS encoding HlyC/CorC family transporter: MNADLILPALLGAALFGSGLFSAVETVYLTLDRIRYAARAHQGDKVALLLESADRERTRFFTTVLFANTLANATFASLFALVFTAYGLSAQTILILSPLINLIIGETIPKVLARQSADHLARAALIAYRGTYLATVPIVMAMLYLVEVIRRRLGTPQDEVWFLSRSDLTGTLSDAGQSGLLEPKEVTMLHRSLRLSELRVFDLMTPRTALTAAPVTATVADLRQLMATSPFKRIVIYGRDLDDPLGIVQTSDLLTLDNGGDTAELSSILKPLATVPESLPVLRLTGALREQNARLAGVIDEYGGLAGVVSIEDLAEELVGPIAEETRSPGPGCLRLTDRTYLIDSRVRLSHLGTYIPLVLPDSEAVSVGGWMVELAGGDIPDAGQEFRIPGATLRVIGADPRGVKRVRLTLERHSSLPDREGRRPAKA; this comes from the coding sequence TTGAACGCTGATCTCATCCTTCCGGCGCTGCTCGGTGCCGCACTGTTCGGTTCCGGGCTATTCTCCGCGGTCGAGACGGTCTATCTCACACTCGACCGGATTCGCTATGCCGCGCGGGCGCATCAGGGCGATAAGGTGGCGCTGCTACTGGAGTCCGCCGACCGCGAACGGACGCGGTTCTTTACTACCGTCCTGTTTGCCAATACCCTTGCCAATGCAACCTTTGCGTCGCTTTTTGCCTTGGTCTTCACTGCTTACGGCCTCTCGGCGCAAACGATTCTGATCCTCTCGCCGCTCATCAATCTCATTATCGGGGAGACGATTCCCAAGGTGCTGGCTCGGCAGTCTGCCGACCATCTGGCACGAGCGGCGCTAATAGCCTACCGCGGAACATACTTGGCAACAGTCCCGATTGTAATGGCGATGTTGTATCTGGTCGAGGTAATCCGAAGACGGCTCGGCACACCGCAAGACGAAGTCTGGTTCCTGAGCCGCTCCGACCTGACCGGGACTTTAAGCGACGCCGGGCAGAGCGGACTGCTTGAACCGAAGGAAGTGACGATGCTGCACCGGTCGCTGCGGCTCTCGGAACTGCGCGTCTTCGATCTTATGACTCCGCGGACGGCACTGACGGCAGCACCGGTTACGGCCACCGTCGCGGACCTTAGGCAGTTGATGGCTACATCGCCCTTCAAGCGCATCGTCATCTACGGGCGGGATCTCGACGACCCGCTCGGGATCGTTCAGACCAGCGATTTGCTGACCCTCGACAATGGGGGCGACACGGCGGAGTTGAGCAGCATCCTGAAACCTCTGGCGACGGTGCCGGAATCGCTTCCGGTCTTGCGGCTTACCGGAGCGCTGCGAGAGCAGAATGCCCGGCTGGCCGGGGTGATCGACGAATATGGCGGGCTGGCCGGAGTGGTCAGCATCGAAGACCTGGCCGAAGAGTTGGTCGGTCCTATCGCCGAGGAGACCCGCTCACCCGGACCGGGATGTCTCCGACTGACCGACCGCACCTATCTGATCGACAGCCGGGTGCGGTTGAGTCACCTTGGAACCTATATTCCACTGGTACTGCCGGACTCGGAAGCAGTGAGCGTCGGCGGCTGGATGGTCGAACTGGCCGGCGGTGACATCCCCGATGCCGGACAGGAATTTCGCATTCCAGGAGCGACGCTCCGCGTCATCGGAGCCGATCCCCGCGGCGTCAAACGAGTCCGGCTGACGCTCGAACGGCACTCATCTTTGCCCGACCGGGAGGGCAGGAGACCGGCGAAGGCTTGA